GTCTTTTTAAGGTCTAGACACAATACCTGATGGCAGCAGCACGACAAAACGGCACATTATAGTGTGTACGACTTTTACTACAAAGGAACTGCATGAAACACATCACGTTGTGGAGCGCGATGCATTGTGAACGGCTTCATGCATCTTCTAGCCACGTTGTACATTTTCAGTCGCCCGTCACTGCCAGCGCGCTTTGACTCTAATATAGTTTAGGCATGACAGGCGGATAAAGTTACGTGTTACGATTACGGTTAgtgttaaatttttaacaataaaaagcaaaatgcGTTGCATACGCTAACATTTATACCTCCatgatccatacttaatattataaatgcgaaagtgtgtctgtctgtctgtctgtctgctacgttttcacggcccaaccgctgaaccgattttaatgaagttttgtacagacttggaatacatcccggggaagaagataggctactttttatcccgaaaaatcaaagagaggAACTCTTttcgatttaaaaaatcgatatcctcgcgggcgaagccacgggcatcctctagttaataataaagatTGGAATTTTGGTCCAATATTACCAAATCCGGACTTGTGGAagaaatttttcttttattaacaaCAAAGTTTAAATGTAGCCGCAACGTAACTTTAATCGCCTGTCATACAACTGGACCTAAAATTCATACGTTTGCGCTGTTCTgttttcaaaactacatatgtGAGGATTTACTTAAAGGTTAATACacattattatatttctttGCAGGAAAGAAACATAACGGACTGCGGTTTAGGAAGCCTTACGAGagcaaatattttaacacaaaTATGTATGACCCTATTAGCGCTGTTAGTATCAAAATTATATTcgtgataaattattatgtacgtataaaagaagttatttattgaaaattacaaaatgatATATTTCGTCCCATAGATTTGTACCTTTCTTACtttcggaataaaaatatttatcctTCTTTgtcattattttattacctaatCCATCTACAAAACAGATAAGTAATGCAATTCATTAGATAAAAGGCTTATTCGAAATCTAGTAAAGTATTCAAAATCAAACTAGTACTGTACCATATTATGAAACCTAATTAATCATCAATTTAAGTTAATCAAATAATTTCTATAAgtaggaaaaaaaaatttaatatcccACTGTgaacatttatattttctaaatatccTACATAACAATGCACGGTGAAGAAtcctcaaaaaatattattatcctttGCCTACTTGATGCCCTTTTGACATACTGACCCAGAGAAATATGTGTGCGAAATCGATGCGCTCTACAGTTGAAACCAAACCACAGGTATTCACACAACTATTGCTCATTATATATCGAAAGCAATCAAGTACAGAATAGACCAGTTGGTTCGCGCAACAGAACCACGGCGCATGCCCGAAATCACGCGGTTGCGCGTCGGCGCTCTCACCTCCATTGCCGTTATCAATGTCGAGTGCTAACGAGAACAAGGATTCCACATATCCGTGATAATATCCCCTAAAATAGTTCATTAATTCGTGTCTATTAAGATATACCATCATGAAAGCGGTTTAAACGTAAACAGTGCAGGTGGTTAAATTGAACAAGTGTTTCTAATGTGCTACCGTGTTTGCGTTTCGGCTTTATTCCTGCTTCTTTTGTCCCTGGACTCCAGGGATTGCTCGTCCAGTATACAGTATGACGTGCCTACTAAAATATCCTTTAATACGTAAGTATCTTTGTTTTTTGTTGACAAAAATGGTAAGATGTGTATTTTATTATcacctaattaattaattatcttataatttttttactgtaaaataattattataaatcttaaaaattattgtatttcaaTTACTATTTGGTATTAGCTAATTAAGTTAGAACTTAACACCAATAAACATTTACCCACTGTATAATTACATACTGTATCATCTAATCTAAtctagttaaaatattataatctgatacaaattaaaattttaagagaGTAAATAAAAGTAAGGGAATAAGAGAGTTTTAAATggtaaaaatacattattttcatattaaatcATTCCGTAGCGTACAAGCATGGGCAGTTAAACTTGGGACTGAACTTTATCACTTTGGAGAATTTATTACGAGAAAGAAGGAAGTGCAAGATGTAAGAATGTTTCTATTCATTCTATTTTAGTCGTGTTTGTATTATCAAGGTTAGAGAAATACATAAACTTGTTTTTAGAGCTTCAAGTCCGCGCAAATCGAGTCAAGAGACGGCGAGAAATTGGTCCAGAGTATGGCAGACGATATTCGAGCTATGATGGAACTCAAAATCAGTGCAGTCAAAAGGATAGTGGAAGCGGCTGAAAACATGGCTTTTGACAAACAAAATGAGCCTGTTCCAGaagattttcaatttttcaacAGCAAAGAAATGGAAGACTTGTACGACGACATGTCATTGACTACAACACCCGAACCTGATTTCACAATGGAGAACTGGATAAATCGACCGGCATCAAAGAACATGCATTTGCATCAGAATCACCACTTTTCTCATATACCCGTCAACACTAATTTTAGTAGCGTGCACGTTCCTACAAATGTTTACGCCTGGGGTTAGTACGAGTAATAGGAGatcaatcaaattattattttgagtcATGTTTTGCAAATCAGCGCTGTATGCTCTTGTGTATCAAGGCAAACAGCATTTTGCTAACCTGgaaccttttttttgggttgtgCCACAATGACACAGTTTATTTGGGCACTTTTTCTGCTTGAGGCACTTTGAGTTTAATGCTTAAGTGGAAGAAAGTCTAACTAGATAACTAACTCTTATGTCTAACATGTGCTGTGTGTCACAATTTacaaaaacaactttttttattttttctttcaatCAATATGCATACGAgtaattgatattattttagcTCCTGATGTCATCAAAGGGATTCACTGGTCAGAAGGTTTAGATACGCATTTCATCAACAATTACCAGAGCGACCCGACACTATCGTGGCAGTATTTTGGAAGTTCGACGGGATTCATGAGACATTATCCTGGTGCGATCACTTACTATTATGTCCAATGAAATACGAGTAGGACGGCAATGAAGTTTaatgaaattttacatttttgataattttactATGTTTTTGTCCAGCAATGAAATGGCGAGCAGATCCTGTAGACATATACGACTGTCGAACAAGAGCCTGGTATATGGAAGCGGCGGCGAGTCCGAAAGATGTAGTTATTCTGGTTGACCGGAGTGGTTCTATGACTGGGCAAAGGAGGGATATAGCAAAGCATGTAGTTACCAACATTTTAGACACCCTTGGAAATAATGATTTTGTTAGCGTAATGACATTTGCTGATACAGTAGAAGAAATTGTACCTTGTTTTGAGGATTCTCTTGttcaagtacgtacttaatcaGTGCTATGTCATATCTTTTTAAATTTGTTACATGCTTCTATTTAGGtacatgttcattttcaggcaaCACTTGCAAATCTTCGCGAATTAAAACTGGCTTTAGACAATTTTGAAACTATGGAAATAGCAAACTTCTCAGCGGCCCTGACCAAAGCGTTTGAACTTCTTGaaatttatagaaataatagCGGTGGAGCTAATTGTAATCAGGTACTTATAATTGCGAATATCTGAATTTAGATGATCAACAAATTTTTTGTAAACCTCAATCATATAATTTTCGTTGTCAGGCAATAATGTTGGTCACTGATGGGGTTCCATACAATTACAAGGAATTGTTCGAGAAGTACAACTGGAAGTATGACACCCCAGTGCGGGTTTTCACGTACCTGATAGGTCGCGAGGTAAAGGTAGTACCACTCCAGGTATTACTGTGTGTTGTAGTCATTGTGCGACCTGCATAATGCCTTCCTTATCGTACCTTCTACCAGTACACCTTGAATGTGGTACTCTTCTTTCTTCTATTTCTACCTGTCTAGCATGTATGTAAAAGTCACGTTACATGTCCAACAACCATCTTCCATTTGTGCCGCTTTTCTTGTAGCTTTTATAGTGGATAACTGTAGTTTCAAATTTTTGTGGTATCgctatttttgaattttatacgTTTGTCTTGATTCTTAACTTCTGCTTGAGACTTGGCACGTGTGGATAATTATTCGGAGGTATGTCTTTTTAAATCTAATTTTGATGATGcagttaagtatattttatgtgATTATTGTTTGATGCCCTAATACTAGTTATTAATGTAATGAATTTTTATCATTAGAAAAGTGttatgatttaatttaatagCGCCTTGGTTTCTTATTTCAAATAGAggatttattttaaatactttaCTCTTAATTTATGGCTTCTAGACAGTAGAAAATACTCGTttagtaaaaaagaaaaactgtagCCTTTTATTTGGCGCTTTTTCACAAGGCTGCATCGGACATCATATCACTCGAATATAGAGGACGAGCACTGTGACTACAACGTTTTGAGTATCATAATATCTGACGAGGTTGTACCAGGTGGCGGATGTGAGAGAAGTGAAGTGGATGGCGTGTGCGAACAGAGGGTTCTATGTGCATCTGAGCACGTTGGCAGAAGTTCGAGAGAGAGTACTGGAACATGTCAACGTGCTGGCGAGACCTCTGGTACTGCAGCGAGAGAAACACCCTGTTGTATGGACTCCCGTTTACGCTAACGTTACGGTAAAATTTCGATATTTTAGATGATAACCCCTCTTCTCTTCTTTTTCATTGCCATTTCATTACTGAAGGCAGCAGACAGTTTTCTAAATTTCTTCTTGTCCCATGGCTAGACGAAATAGTTCTCCGACTGTTTTTATGCCAATCTACTCCCTAACACAACCATGACTTGATAGTTCTTACTAACCTAAAGAACCTCAGCGTTAGACACCTTAGCTGTCCAATAACATCCCCTTAGATGAAGTTTTGCTAGGTAAAAAATGGAggttttttcatattataatgtaatttttagGATCCAAAAGTGGCAGATTACTTATGGGAACAACGGGAAAGGGCAGAGCAAAAGGAACGGTTTATGAGCCAACGGCGAGACAAAGTACTCTTCAATTCGGAACAGGAGCAAAATAGAAGATGGAAAATAACGCAGGTAGAATTTAACTTAATTTAGCTGTGTGATGAGTTCGAAGTAATTTAACTAAAAGTAATTTAGTAAAACACGTTTGTCAAAATATTTCGGATTCCAGATGAAACAGGGTCAGTATAGTGAGCTTGGGAATTCGAAATATCAATTGATGACTTCTGTTTCGATGCCTGTTTACGATTTGCGACACAACGAGGTACGTTCCCGTTTACGTTTTTAAGCCTTTTATATTTTACTCTACTTGTCCCCTCAAAAAGGTTTAATACTGAAAAAGAGACCACTCATTTTACTGAATGGAAGTTTCAGtggattaatatttatttgggaTTTAAGAAATGGTTAGTCTCTttttataagaactttaaaccaacttttccaaattcaaaattattttatgcaTGACCGAGAAAGATTTAATAATGAAGATTTTTACAGATTGGTtatttatgttttcttctaaTTGGACGTAAGCTATCCTTTATTGTTGTACACTATTTCTATGACCTTTGTATTTCTTCTTCATGATTTGTATGTTTCATAATCAATTAcctttttaataatattcagTTTGTTTGATGGTTTCCCCTCAGAACATCACAGAGAATGTACTGATAAATGAAGCTTACTGGGTATCAGTTACAAAAGAGGTACTACACTTAGAAAGTTTTGACGATTTTAATGTAAAGTTTTTGCAAGATACAAgacattttatataatttagtttttggaTTTCAGTAACGGTAAATTCTTGTTTGGCCCCGTTAGCGATGCATCTGTCCTCGATAGATGTGACCGCGCCGCGGTCTCGGTCGCTCCTGACCGCATAATGTGTTGTTAACCCTTTTGGCTTACCGTAGTATAGTAGTTCTACTAGATAGTAGGCGTAGACCAATAGGGTGTTATGAATTAACTTTTCTATCAGTTATTAAGGTTACTACTTTTGTGCAAGAATTATCATCTATATTACGCACACTATCTAATCGATAAAACGTATTTTTGCCTGATTTTAGTGATGTCTTCGTAGAGACATTTTTAAAGATTGACTTGTATTATGAGagtaaatgtaaatatttttcattaaagtTTTATGCAGCCCGCCACGAGAGACGAATGGGGCTTTTGTTACTTGAgtatttattaagtttaaaGTACTGTTTCTAAGAATGACAAAACTTTTGATatactaaatatattttagtgtaAATATAAGTTTTCTCATTAATAGAGGAGATATTTGATTAGAGCAGGTTGTTACAATGCATTTACCTATATGttgttaattttattgcatTCGTACGTCAACAACCAATCGCAGTCCGTAGAGGAGAACGGCCAAAAGGAGGTAGGCACACGCTCTCTTAGACTTGCTTGATTGATGACGAATGATTGGTGACGTAAGACTTCTTATGATATTAGAACTTATTGTGACCAAAATCGAACACTTGTTTCAGAgcggtatattataatatacggAAACAACAGATTTCAGAAACACTATTGACAAGAGTATAGTTTCGATTAGGAGTAATAATAATGAACTTAattcatatatttattatatgatTAATAATTTACAATGTCAACAGATTCTTACAATGGACCGGAAAGGTTACCAACTACCAGCCCATCTAGAACGTAGTGGGTTTTAGTTTAAAGTGTAGTGTTTTTGGTGAAATATATACCGTAATTTTTGATTGCGTAGAATGCTAGAACCTGTAAtgaagaataattttattagacaTCTTCAAATCAAGTAGTTCGTAAGCATATTTATACTAACGGGGCGTAGATGCTAGACGAAAATAACATTTGCTAGAGATAAGCAAACTTTTAAATACTTTCGATTATTTAGTAgaaattaatgataaaaatacctaaatcggttcagtagtgtcataactttatttatgcattaaagtatatttttaatatctaaTAACCATAACATACCATTTTTGGATGTGTAGCAACTTTTCTTGGATTTTTCACGATTGTTcatatattataacattttaatagAAATGCATATGAACTGACAGATTATTTTACAGAGCAGTTGTTAAATGCTTACAGATGCGTATCGCCAGATTATTAGGTGTGGCAGGAACAGATGTTCCTCTGTCAGAAATCCAAGCATTGATGACGCCATACAAGGTAAATTagagatattataatacattctTAAAGAATAAATTATAACCATATTATATGATTCTTAAGAGACATTGTAATGGATCCGTCTTCAAGGATGCTGAGATTACGAAAAACGTCTTTAATGGAATATTTTCTATCATACAGGTCGGGGTAAATGGCTACGCGTTTATGGTAACAAATAACGGATATATTTTGATACACCCGGATTTGAGGCCTGTTGTAAGTACTTCTGCGTATCTGAAGCTATATTAATCTttcaataaattatgtattacgCACTTCGTTAATCCCGTGTCTTATATTCACAGTTTCAGCAGATATTAAAACCAAGTTACAACAGCGTAGATATGATTGAAGTTGAACTTTTTGATGATGACCGAAGCCCAAGGAACTTCAGCAAAGAGTTGACAGCGGTAAGTCGTATTTGCAGCTTTAACATGTGTTTAATTAAACCACTGCTAAGTTAAATTATATTGTATATAgtgaatatatatattttacatttttttcagCTCAGAAAAGAGATCATCGATCAGAAAACTGGGAATAAAATCGTGAATGTCAAATACCATATGGAAGATATggtaagataatattttttggcaAATTCGAATTCAACAAAGCTTTTGTGAGAAAACTTGCGATGGATTTGGaagcccaccgcattattaatACAAGAACTCCtactattatgtgattaatggataGGGGGcatgaccctcagcaataaGGAATATGACGCAAGGAGACAGATACAAGATTAATTAATGAACGTAATATCAAGCAAACATGACAAATTCCTAATGTATGCAACTACCTCAATACACCCATTTTCAGAAACGGGTGTCTCGAGGCAAAAGGCACTACTTCTGGACCGGCATTAGCGACTCGCAATTTACTCTCGTGGTTTCCATTCCTGAGAATTACGGCCGCCATCGGATCACACCGCCTCCTACAGATGACATTCACCGCTTGTCTTTGACGTCGAAAAATATCTCTGCTAGACAGTACTTGTCCGAAAAATGGAGCGTACACCCGGATTGGTAAGTATCTAACCTATTAATTTTGACCATATCTTATAACAGTAAATCACCAAAGACGACATAATCTTTCTAGGCTATACTGTCGTCATTATGAGCGAACATTTTCATCTCCTGAAGAAGAGCTATCGTATTTCCTGGAAAGGGTGGCGAAACCCGGTTGGCGTTGGCCGGCGAAACCGAAGCCGCCTGAACACCACAAAAACAAAGGCCACGAGAGACACAGCGAAGGTAATTTTTTAGCAAACAATGTTTAGCATTGTGATGATGATAACCGAACAGTTGGTTGTAACTTTAAAATTTGAAGAAGTGTATTACAgttttaaaattcttattttTAGGTTCAGAAGTGAGGGAAAGAAACAAGGCTCCAAATGTAACACCACGaaatgaatattattgtaagttATTTCGTACAACATTTTGAATAGGTACATGGAAATATCAAAAGGACCAATTTTAAAACAGTATTTcctaaaaaattaagtatttaacaTTGATGAAATAATTTGATAGTAAGCAATAACACAAGTTATTGCTAATGTTACAGTTGAACTAGGTGACTTTGTCTACGtgggtttaaattttttttaaatcgctttggaatttctcaaaatcctttccaACGTTAATCAGTATAGAAACTTACTTTGATAGAATCTTttattttgacatgacagtcagtcagtttcaagatgcatttgaatatttttgtcaGGCGACCATGGATTAATGCAGGCAATGGTGTACGATGCCAGGAACACGGCGTGGTTTAACAAGAGCATATCGGAATCAGCGTCGGATGACAAAGCGTAAGTGAAACTGTATTTAACTTTACTTATTAGAATTGTATAGtttgaaaagagaaaaaaagaaagtcCGGCAGGTAGCTTTTAggataggtaaataaaattatcaccaGTCATCAAGAGAAGAGGGGAAAAGATATGAAAATGCAAAAGCCATGCAAAAGCACTTTTTGGAAATTAGGTCTACATCAAAACCAGAAGTTGTTTTAGCACAACAATTCCAGTTTAAATATTTGTACTCGTAGTAGTAACTGTAGTAGTTGTAACTACAACTactacagtaaaaaaaaaaaaaattgcatctaCTGTAGTAGTTGTAACTACAACTACTACAGtagatgtaatttttttttaaattttcatcagcagaccatataaaataaaaaaataaaaaatcataactatttgttcaataatataataaactcatatagaaaaatattttatgttattaccTATCTGCCTGGATAGCCCATTGACAAAAGTGATTGGATTGTTGCCGAGGTAAAGTATATACTTGTAGAATGGACAAATACATATAAACATAGTTTTTACTAAGTTTTCTAAAATATtctcatacatattataaactgaAGCATAAGTAAGCCAAAGGACAACCACGGTATAGACCAAAATGGCGACTTCATTTGGCAAATAACATGCAGACGTAGGTAACTGTTGCTCCAGAAGTGACTTCCAAAGAATTTACAAAAATTTGCTACGCAATGTCGGAATTAGACAAGACGATAGGGCCATCGATAAGATTCAGAGTTCCCGGAGCTACTCAATATGTGCTGAGGAGGGCTGCCGAGGAGGAGGGGGTTTCAGTGGGTAGAATTCCCACCTAACCCGAGCGGGTATCTTAAGATGTCCCCCCTCGAAAAAAAGGGTTGCCGATAATGATATCATAGCGTGAGAAATGTATTAAAACGAGATTTTGGTGTGGTAttgtttttcaaataaaatatttgtgtgTTTTTCGTATTATCTTAATTCATTTTACATGCTCACGAGGACTGTAAGTTTTGAGgttgttattattttgtaatgcaGCCGTTGGATTTCGTAAGTTCTCTGTATGCTGTCGTGTTATCATAACGGATCCCAGGATATATCAAGGGCGTACTCATAGCAGAAATCGTATTCATGGCAAAAGGGCCGAAGAAACTTTTCGAATAGTCCATGGTGACACTTTCACTTGAAATCTTTatcaaataaatgttttaaagatAAGGTCATGTCTGTCTATGTGAGATGACTTGCAGGAAAAATCTGCTTCTTTCTGGAGTCTCCAGAATCATCAACGCCAGCATGGTAGGCTGAGACGATGATGAATTAGACTTTACAACTGGCCCAAAGAGGCACAGAGTCGGGAGTTGTGGAAAAATTGGAGAAGGCCTTTGCCCAGTCGTGggaaaataaagattaatttaaAATCGATTAAAGATAAAAGAAATTATCTAGATGGACCTTGAGTGCACCTCAAACAAAAATGACCTCGCATGTCTGCTTGATTTCGatctgtcaaaaaaaatatctgttaaACATTTTACTAATTtctttaatatacttatttggTTGTAGGACGGAGTTCATCCAACGTTTTGGCTACATCACCGCATTCCTGGCAACTCACAGTGGCCTCACGAGATGGCAAACGCATCCTCCTAAGGATCACGATGACAGGTAAGGCATTTGAAAAACCATCGAACATATTTTGCATCTCTTTTGCCCAAAGTTGTCTGTAAGAGGGTTTTTAGTAATAAGACGGCTTTTGCAGTCTTCTGTATAGATTTTTTCTGTCTGGCTTTCTTGTATACATTGTTtccttaggcctcattcgcacgagagctttttttaacgtccgttaaaataGCGTTCAATAAAATAGCGTAGAAGAAATGCATTCCCAAGGgcttaagccctaattcgcacgagcgttaaaaaagcgttgacgtgtgaacagatacttgggaatgcatttgttctatttgaaagctctagtgcgaatgaggcctaagagTTATAACTATTTGTACATCCATTCAGTAATTTTAAATCCTATTATGTACTTTGTTTTTCCAGGAACGAGTTTGGCAAGCAATTTCCTCGTGCAATAGATGAAGTTTGGTACCGCCGGGCTGTCGAGCAGCACTATGTGGATCCACTCAGTTTTGTATACAGCGTGGATTTGAGTACGGAGAAGTTCCCTCTCAATGTGAGCAACGCTATGGTGACCGCAGCTCACGCAGTATTCCACGGAGATGGCCATCGAAAAGCACCAGCAGCAGTTGTCGGATTTCAGTTCAAACACGAACGTCTTTCCGAGTGGTTCCAGAATATAACGTCTTCCGTACGTGTAATTTTTTACTAGTTAAGGCGCTCTATTTAAATGCAGCTAATGACgtttaccgattttttatttgccttatagattatgtattttgaataaaaataaatgatattttatccTTTTAGTGCGAACACAGCAAGGAATGTGTTACGTGTAACGTGACAGACAACTGGGACTGTTATTTAGTGGACAGTAATGGTTGGATAATCGTAAGCGAGGATAGCAGTCAGACAGGGCAATTTTTTGGAAAGGTACGAGTAAGACCAAACAATAAACCTGTCTTACAAAGTTGGTTCAGATATTAATTCTTTGCTTATATTGCAGATACGACCAGATATAATGATGAAACTGGTAGAAGAAGAAGTTTTTAAAACAGTCCACATTATAGATTACCAAGCTGTCTGCTTTAGAGAGAAGAAGATTTCGAATCCTGCATCTGTGATCCTGACGGTACAATTCATGTTGTCCATCTATCATAATGATGAAATAAGATTCTTCGAAGATACTACTAattacctaaaaatatttactcaTTCCAGCCTCTTGAAAATTTGCGTCTCATAATGGCATTTTTTATCACCACGACGGTTTGGTTTTACAACTCGATTGCACTCAGTTTAGCTCAAGCGTCGAGCTATACGTTTGACTACGGTATGTTTCTATACTcccttatcattattatctatatactGAATGTAAAGCCTGACCAGAAAAATGTAATACCTCGTCATATTACGGAAAACCCATGGAACTAATTTATACGAGGTGACCATAGACCCTATACTAGTGGCGCCCCGAGAGTATGATTTTTACATTTCTGGGCAGGCTTTACCATGTATGTTGCATTCTCGTTGCACAACTATGTTACGTATAGAAAAGAAGACGATTTgagttagtaaataaattatttgcaaaTCGATGTTGCTCTGTTACTCTTGGACGTTGTCAGCATGAACGTAAAAATAGCATGACAACGGGCGCTGCAACAGTCAGTCAGTGTATTTCACTAATTGTTGTAAAAAATACATGTTGTGGGCTAATGTTGCATTTGCAGCGTTGTTCAAACTATACATAAAAACGATTGACGAACAAAAATGTAACATGAAGTCAATTCTTTTTACATCtttgaacaaataaaaattagtaattgatTTAAATTTATAGGAAGAAAATTTGTTATCAATGTGCAGCTTAAGAAAAATAGTTAAAATCTTTCTCTTTGCTAATTTCTAACTTCTCACAATAATTTCAAGTCACTGTCGCACAACTAGGATTAAATATGCATGCGAGTGGTCTATACTTAACTCGGGGTTCTTTTAGTTCATAGCAACATCAAAATTCTCTCATGGAGTCATCAATTGGATGTAGCCAAATGTTTAATGACAGTAGTAACGACTCCATCTTATTTTCAGAGTTTGTTTCAACCACTGGTGAGTTTATAGATCGAACACAGTAGAGTGTTTCTCTGGCACTGATGGATTTTTCCAATAACAttctttgttatattttatttcaatgttgCCCCGTAGATACAGATTTGGAATGTGCATGTTTTATAAGTTAACCTGCCCCATTTCATCAAAAACATATTTGAAACCCTTTGTGGATTTACAAAACCAATTagaattgattgattgattttcaTATTTGCGGGTGTGTGATTTTTGTGGTTATTATGCATGTATGAAGAACATCTGGTATACGCTTTGTGCCGAATTTATGTGCTACACTTTAGGCGCAAATATAATAACTTAACGGTTTTTAATGATTCTTAAATatatctaataaaattattttcattatgtTCAGTTGTCATATTACTTTCGTTAATAACTTATGATGGCATGTGTTGCGTGATGTTTGAATTACATTATTCTATGAGCTTTACGTCTTTTCAAGATATTTATCTGTTTATcgtgtatattttgtttatagtATGTACGATAAATTTTATTCaatcttttttatatatattcatg
This genomic stretch from Maniola jurtina chromosome 2, ilManJurt1.1, whole genome shotgun sequence harbors:
- the LOC123869736 gene encoding voltage-dependent calcium channel subunit alpha-2/delta-3 isoform X8 — encoded protein: MCYRVCVSALFLLLLSLDSRDCSSSIQYDVPTKISFNTVQAWAVKLGTELYHFGEFITRKKEVQDSFKSAQIESRDGEKLVQSMADDIRAMMELKISAVKRIVEAAENMAFDKQNEPVPEDFQFFNSKEMEDLYDDMSLTTTPEPDFTMENWINRPASKNMHLHQNHHFSHIPVNTNFSSVHVPTNVYAWAPDVIKGIHWSEGLDTHFINNYQSDPTLSWQYFGSSTGFMRHYPAMKWRADPVDIYDCRTRAWYMEAAASPKDVVILVDRSGSMTGQRRDIAKHVVTNILDTLGNNDFVSVMTFADTVEEIVPCFEDSLVQATLANLRELKLALDNFETMEIANFSAALTKAFELLEIYRNNSGGANCNQAIMLVTDGVPYNYKELFEKYNWKYDTPVRVFTYLIGREVADVREVKWMACANRGFYVHLSTLAEVRERVLEHVNVLARPLVLQREKHPVVWTPVYANVTDPKVADYLWEQRERAEQKERFMSQRRDKVLFNSEQEQNRRWKITQMKQGQYSELGNSKYQLMTSVSMPVYDLRHNENITENVLINEAYWVSVTKEMRIARLLGVAGTDVPLSEIQALMTPYKVGVNGYAFMVTNNGYILIHPDLRPVFQQILKPSYNSVDMIEVELFDDDRSPRNFSKELTALRKEIIDQKTGNKIVNVKYHMEDMKRVSRGKRHYFWTGISDSQFTLVVSIPENYGRHRITPPPTDDIHRLSLTSKNISARQYLSEKWSVHPDWLYCRHYERTFSSPEEELSYFLERVAKPGWRWPAKPKPPEHHKNKGHERHSEGSEVRERNKAPNVTPRNEYYCDHGLMQAMVYDARNTAWFNKSISESASDDKATEFIQRFGYITAFLATHSGLTRWQTHPPKDHDDRNEFGKQFPRAIDEVWYRRAVEQHYVDPLSFVYSVDLSTEKFPLNVSNAMVTAAHAVFHGDGHRKAPAAVVGFQFKHERLSEWFQNITSSCEHSKECVTCNVTDNWDCYLVDSNGWIIVSEDSSQTGQFFGKIRPDIMMKLVEEEVFKTVHIIDYQAVCFREKKISNPASVILTPLENLRLIMAFFITTTVWFYNSIALSLAQASSYTFDYEFVSTTGSYQYENDETDDPTMIKPATTRILERDFEKLVLINRTRPTPCDREMYLYQLDYKNLDEKLNKPVKECDRPFYAQLVNYTNMLLVVVDAMCAKQDVPIYPIDATEVQYNESLPCLKHMHPLYRKQPNSCIRNHTEESNIDMCGRGSLPCNFLYIPLSVVFLIRYF